A section of the Bacillus pumilus genome encodes:
- a CDS encoding type I polyketide synthase, which yields MSKFTGLEVAVVGMACRFPGANNIHHFWDNLANGRESITFFSKEELLEAGVEEEALDHEQYVRAKGAVDQHDHFDADFFGYSQREAEVMDPQIRMFHEVAWESLEDAGYNPETYQEPIGLFGAASANLYWQAASMLMRTNHSSEQFAAVQLTDKDFMNTKVSYKLNLKGPSVAVDTACSSSLTAIHMAARALITGECKMALAGGVTITTPHKKGYMYQEGMIMSPDGHCRAFDGQAEGTVGGEGCGVVVLKSLKQALKDKDHIYGVIKGSAYNNDGGRKVGYTAPSIEGQSEVIKKALNISRVEAESISYIEAHGTGTTLGDPVEIESLKKAFQTDKKQFCAIGSVKTNIGHLDSAAGVAGFIKTTLSLYHQMLPPSLHYKKPNPKIEFETSPFYVNTTPVPWTKTEQPLRAGVSSFGVGGTNVHLIMEEAPAADKPSVERDHELMVISARSKQAVQKSAEQMTSYLKEQKRVTLSEAAFTLQEGRKHFPYRQAFLAGPDRTFQSAGQPQKAFQQPAIVWMFSGQGAQYVNMGKDLYEKDPEFKQTLQTCFAIILSLSGVEIENVLYPTTEEEFTKAEQLMQQTSYTQIILFSFEYALASKLMGLGIRPHYFIGHSIGEITAACVAGIIRLEDAIRIVLKRGSLMQKMPRGEMAGVSLPAEEIEQDLPEGVELSAVNSSQLSVVSGPSERLQIYLDQAEKRGASVQTLKTSHAFHTSMMAEASKQFKNVLSEITYQQGEIPILSNVTGNWLTHEQASSPDYWASHIRQPVLFSQGLETLFGLGEVVFIEVGPGHTLTQFVRRHDDYDVNKAAAVSLVRHPKEQATDDEYMKKAIGKLWSFGVEPSWSAVRKNKNPYRVSLPTYPFEHQIFPSPQFKADQLMTALAPSEKGEKFSADFEDWFYIPVWERSAPVLKEQHHHGKRILVFEKSGHIGDYLKERHAEVVSVCQSDHTIKENDQLMKADVHMLSHLEWVMAELQRSGFIPEEIIWMQDELTEDTGDQPNYLSVLDLVRLISQHHNTTIRLHLVTNQAHDVIGMEKVNPLQATCTGLALTIPQEYQHIVCQHIDLCQETKADWPLFLSYEIAMQDQEAVVAYRGNSRWGRKASSTPLSKKESSAQPFRTHGIYLLTGGMGGIGFTLAQHLAETYQAKLVFLSRSQIRERPAWDELRDADGKEAETIKKLMTLEELGADVLTVHGDVSDKDAVQKAVELAHTTFGDLHGVIHAAGEADGKIIQARTADDEIRMCQAKINGTYVLDEALKNETLDFFLLCSSLVSFLGAAGQVAYAASNAFMDSFAHAKRQEGKPVISLNWDRWEKVGMAHDSALASKVNDMMALEEQAGISPEAGIKAFHEVLRLDYPQILVSVRDMRERIKHRLTPMQQEEGPTQQTLQVIDDRLEASLSDVLRSFFPHEPDVNENFFEMGATSLDLLQMSGHIKSIYGIEVPVVMMYSHPTIASLAAELKKIHGVKEEKQAVTESSNLRKQAMAEGKNRRKQRLKRK from the coding sequence ATGAGTAAGTTCACAGGATTAGAGGTTGCGGTGGTTGGGATGGCCTGCCGTTTTCCGGGAGCAAATAATATTCATCACTTTTGGGACAACCTTGCAAATGGAAGAGAGTCCATTACGTTCTTTTCGAAGGAAGAGCTGCTTGAGGCAGGGGTTGAGGAAGAAGCATTAGATCATGAGCAATATGTACGTGCCAAAGGAGCAGTCGATCAGCATGACCACTTTGATGCAGATTTCTTTGGTTATTCACAGCGTGAAGCAGAAGTCATGGACCCGCAAATCCGCATGTTTCATGAGGTGGCGTGGGAATCTCTTGAAGATGCAGGCTATAACCCTGAAACCTATCAGGAACCGATTGGTTTATTTGGAGCCGCTTCTGCTAATTTATATTGGCAAGCTGCTTCCATGCTGATGAGAACGAATCACTCATCTGAACAATTTGCGGCTGTTCAGTTAACAGATAAAGACTTCATGAACACAAAAGTATCCTACAAATTGAATTTGAAGGGGCCGAGCGTAGCTGTTGACACAGCTTGTTCCTCCTCTTTGACTGCCATTCATATGGCGGCGCGCGCTCTGATTACCGGAGAATGTAAAATGGCTCTCGCAGGCGGCGTCACGATTACGACTCCTCACAAAAAAGGATACATGTATCAAGAGGGCATGATCATGTCTCCAGATGGGCACTGCCGGGCTTTTGATGGACAGGCAGAAGGCACCGTTGGTGGTGAAGGTTGCGGTGTTGTTGTGCTCAAATCTTTAAAGCAGGCACTAAAAGATAAGGACCATATCTATGGCGTGATTAAAGGTTCAGCGTATAACAATGATGGCGGGCGGAAGGTTGGCTACACAGCACCAAGTATAGAAGGACAAAGCGAAGTGATTAAAAAGGCACTCAACATCAGTCGTGTAGAAGCTGAGAGTATTTCTTATATTGAAGCACATGGCACAGGTACAACTCTTGGAGATCCGGTTGAAATTGAGTCACTAAAGAAAGCCTTTCAAACGGATAAAAAACAGTTTTGTGCGATTGGGTCTGTGAAAACCAATATTGGCCATCTTGACTCAGCGGCAGGGGTTGCAGGTTTTATCAAGACAACGCTTAGTCTGTACCACCAGATGTTGCCACCTAGCCTTCATTATAAAAAACCAAATCCGAAAATTGAATTTGAAACCAGTCCATTTTATGTCAATACAACACCTGTACCATGGACGAAAACAGAGCAGCCTTTGCGAGCCGGAGTTAGTTCATTTGGAGTCGGTGGAACGAATGTACACCTGATCATGGAAGAGGCACCCGCCGCCGACAAGCCGTCAGTAGAAAGAGATCATGAACTAATGGTGATTTCTGCAAGATCGAAGCAGGCGGTTCAAAAATCTGCTGAACAAATGACATCTTATTTAAAAGAACAAAAGCGTGTCACACTATCCGAGGCTGCCTTTACACTGCAAGAGGGACGAAAGCATTTTCCTTATCGACAAGCTTTTCTTGCAGGTCCTGACCGCACATTCCAGTCAGCCGGACAGCCGCAAAAGGCCTTTCAACAGCCTGCAATCGTCTGGATGTTTTCTGGACAAGGTGCTCAGTATGTGAATATGGGCAAAGATTTATATGAGAAAGATCCTGAATTTAAACAAACGCTTCAGACATGTTTTGCCATCATTCTATCTTTATCAGGTGTTGAGATCGAGAACGTGTTATATCCAACAACCGAAGAAGAGTTCACTAAAGCAGAACAACTCATGCAGCAAACATCATATACACAAATCATCTTGTTTAGTTTTGAGTATGCGCTCGCATCGAAGCTGATGGGACTAGGCATACGTCCGCATTATTTCATTGGTCATAGCATTGGAGAAATCACGGCTGCCTGCGTGGCGGGTATCATACGCCTCGAAGATGCAATCCGTATCGTTTTAAAAAGAGGTAGTTTGATGCAAAAAATGCCTCGGGGTGAAATGGCCGGAGTGTCACTCCCTGCCGAAGAGATTGAACAGGATCTTCCTGAAGGTGTCGAGCTTTCTGCGGTGAATAGCTCACAATTATCTGTTGTTTCCGGTCCTTCAGAACGACTACAGATCTATCTCGACCAAGCTGAAAAAAGAGGAGCTTCTGTCCAAACATTGAAAACCTCTCACGCCTTTCATACGAGTATGATGGCTGAAGCGTCCAAACAGTTTAAGAACGTTCTCTCAGAGATCACCTATCAACAGGGCGAGATTCCGATTCTTTCGAATGTGACAGGGAACTGGTTAACACATGAGCAAGCCTCATCCCCTGATTACTGGGCATCTCATATCAGACAGCCTGTTTTATTTAGTCAAGGATTAGAGACGTTATTTGGACTTGGAGAAGTGGTTTTCATTGAAGTGGGTCCAGGTCATACGTTGACTCAATTTGTGAGACGACATGATGACTATGATGTGAACAAAGCAGCGGCTGTTTCATTGGTGAGACATCCAAAAGAACAAGCTACTGATGATGAATATATGAAAAAGGCTATAGGGAAGCTATGGAGTTTTGGCGTGGAACCGAGCTGGAGCGCTGTTAGAAAAAACAAGAATCCATATCGAGTGTCACTGCCAACATATCCATTCGAGCATCAAATATTTCCCTCCCCGCAGTTTAAAGCAGATCAACTGATGACTGCTTTGGCGCCATCAGAAAAGGGAGAGAAATTCTCCGCTGATTTTGAAGACTGGTTTTACATTCCGGTATGGGAGCGCTCTGCACCTGTACTAAAAGAGCAGCATCATCATGGGAAGCGTATCTTGGTTTTTGAGAAAAGTGGTCATATTGGCGACTATTTGAAAGAACGTCATGCAGAGGTTGTCAGTGTCTGTCAAAGTGATCATACGATTAAAGAAAATGACCAGTTGATGAAAGCCGACGTTCATATGCTGTCACACTTAGAGTGGGTTATGGCTGAACTGCAACGATCTGGATTTATACCGGAAGAGATCATCTGGATGCAGGATGAACTAACAGAAGATACAGGTGATCAGCCAAACTACTTATCTGTGCTTGATCTCGTCAGGCTCATCAGCCAGCATCATAACACAACCATCCGGCTTCATCTTGTGACAAATCAAGCGCATGATGTCATCGGAATGGAAAAGGTCAATCCTCTTCAAGCAACATGTACTGGATTAGCTCTGACCATTCCTCAAGAATATCAGCACATTGTATGTCAGCACATTGATTTATGTCAGGAAACAAAGGCGGACTGGCCGCTATTTCTTTCATACGAGATTGCAATGCAAGATCAAGAGGCAGTCGTGGCGTATCGGGGGAACAGCAGGTGGGGTCGAAAAGCTTCAAGTACACCTTTAAGCAAAAAGGAATCGTCCGCGCAGCCTTTCAGGACTCATGGGATTTACCTCCTGACCGGCGGTATGGGAGGCATTGGCTTCACACTAGCTCAACATTTAGCAGAAACGTATCAAGCAAAACTGGTATTCCTCAGCCGATCACAGATACGTGAACGCCCTGCATGGGATGAACTGCGTGATGCGGATGGGAAAGAAGCTGAAACCATCAAAAAGCTGATGACTCTTGAAGAGTTAGGCGCTGATGTACTAACTGTACACGGTGATGTGTCAGATAAAGACGCTGTGCAGAAAGCAGTCGAGCTGGCTCATACAACGTTTGGTGACTTACATGGGGTCATCCATGCGGCAGGAGAGGCAGATGGGAAGATCATCCAAGCAAGAACAGCAGACGATGAAATTCGCATGTGTCAGGCAAAAATCAACGGGACTTATGTGCTGGATGAAGCACTGAAGAATGAAACGCTCGACTTCTTTTTACTATGTTCATCCTTAGTATCCTTTCTTGGAGCGGCTGGACAAGTGGCATATGCGGCTTCCAATGCTTTTATGGACAGCTTTGCCCATGCGAAGAGACAGGAAGGAAAGCCAGTGATTTCTTTAAACTGGGATCGATGGGAAAAAGTCGGTATGGCACACGACTCAGCATTAGCTTCTAAAGTCAATGACATGATGGCGCTCGAGGAGCAGGCGGGAATTTCACCAGAGGCAGGAATCAAGGCCTTTCATGAAGTGCTGCGTCTAGATTATCCTCAAATTCTTGTTTCTGTTCGAGACATGAGAGAGAGAATCAAACACCGATTAACACCTATGCAGCAGGAAGAAGGACCGACTCAACAAACATTGCAGGTCATAGATGATCGTCTAGAAGCATCATTAAGTGATGTACTCCGCTCATTTTTTCCTCATGAACCGGATGTAAATGAGAACTTCTTTGAAATGGGTGCGACTTCCCTTGATCTGCTGCAGATGAGCGGTCATATTAAATCAATTTATGGGATAGAGGTTCCAGTGGTCATGATGTATAGTCATCCAACGATTGCATCTTTGGCTGCAGAACTGAAGAAGATACATGGCGTGAAGGAAGAAAAGCAAGCTGTCACTGAATCATCTAATCTCCGCAAACAGGCGATGGCAGAAGGGAAAAACCGCCGTAAACAGAGATTAAAACGAAAATAG